A window of Blautia argi genomic DNA:
TTTCCGGTTTCCTTTTTCTCACCGTCATCTTTTGCACTTCCTCCGCAGCCTGCTAACATACTTCCTGCCATTGCTGCACATAATACTGCTGCCAACACTTTTTTCTTCATATTCAGTGTCCTCCCTAATCCTTTTTTTATCAATATCAGAAACCCTCTGTTTCTGTATGATACCTTTTCATAATGGCTTTTAATGATTTATCAGTTCTTTTATCCAGACAGTCATTTCTCCTGTCCTTCTGTTGCCCCAGTTGCAATAAGGAACAGCCTTTAATACCGTATCCTCAAGCACTGGCTTTGCCTCATTGTAAAGGCTGCCGTCTTCCCAGCCCTTCATGGTAATCCGCTTTCCTCTCAGCTTAACACTTACCACACCACCTAAAAGCTCAGGCTCATATTGCTCTTCGGGCTCTGCCTCTGTATCCACATAAAGGGAAGAAAGATTACTGCCGTTGTCTGTTTCCTCCAGGCAATAGACCAAAGGACCTCTCATTAAGGCGACTTTTCCTTCGTCTGCCCTTACCTGTGGATTTGCCCATACAAAATGGCTTTTTATCTGAAATTCTATAGTAATTTCTTCTCTGTCACCCAAATTTTCCAGTATCAGATATCCTTTCTGCAAAACTGGATTTTCTGTCTGTTTTTTATTTCGATAGATTTTAAATTCTCTTACATATCCGGGAATCCTCAGAGCCAGATTTCCGCCTGCACCTTCTTGTATTTCTGACCCCTTTTCACCTTCTGCCAGAATGTTCACGCTTCCGTCTGTAAGGAAACTACTGTTTACTTTAATCCTGTACGTCTTTCCCTTTAATACAACCTCTGTTTCATTGGATACATAGAGATTCAGGTAAAGGGATTCTTGATTCTGACTGTAAATGTATTGTCCTAAAGATGCCAGGGTTCTTGCAATATTAGGTGGACAACACGCCACGCCAAACCATTTCTGTCTTACCGGCTTTACATGCTCCAGAGAGGTTCTCTCCATACAGTTGTCCGGCCATACCTCCAGAGGATTCACATAGAAAAAGCTTTTTCCGTCCATGGCAATTCCCGCCAGAACTGTATTGTAAAGCGCTTTTTCTACAATATCCGCATAGGCTGCATCTCTTGTCATATCCCCCATACGCTTACCAAACATGGCCAGTCCAATGGAAGCGCAGGACTCTGAGTAATTTCTGTCATTGGGTAAATCATAATCTGTAGTGAATCTTTCCAAAAGTCCGGAGGAACCAATGCCTCCTGTAATATACATTCGCTTTTGTACCATGTTGTTCCAAAGCGTTTCACAGGCCTTTTCCAATTCCTCGTCCTGATACTCATAAGCCAAATCTGCCATAGCACTGTAGAGATAAACCGCCCTCACGGCATGACCCTCTGCTGTTTTCTGCTGCCGTACCGGAAGATGTGACTGAGAATACTCTGGCTGATATCCTGCAAACTCCGGAAAAATCGGTTTGTATCTTTCTCCTTTTTCTTCCAGTTCAAAGTAATTCGTTCCCTGCCCTCTGGCATCTACAAAAAACTTTGCAGTATCCAGATATTTCCTGTTTCCGGTTATCCGGTAAAGCTTTACCAGAGCCAGCTCAATCTCCGGGTGTCCAGGGTATCCATGACACTGTTTTTCTTCTTTGCCGAACTTCTCGCAAATCACATCTGCAAACCGGGATACAATGTTTAAAAATTCTTTTTTTCCGGTTGCCTCGTAATAGGCTACTGCTGCTTCTATCATGTGTCCTGCAGTATATAGCTCATGTCCTTCTTTCAGATTTGTCCATCTTCTGTCCGGCTCCTGAATGGTATAATAAGTATTGAGATAACCATCTTCACACTGTGCTCTTCCAATCAATGCAATGGTTTCATCAGCCAACCTTTCCAGCTTCTCATCTCTTCCTGATGAAGCCAGAGTGAAAGCAACGGCTTCTAACCATTTTG
This region includes:
- a CDS encoding glycoside hydrolase family 127 protein, giving the protein MEKVRLKSVPLKSVHIHDGFWDKYIRLVKDVILPYQWDTLNDRVEDAEPSHCIQNFRIAAGEESGTFQGAVFQDTDVAKWLEAVAFTLASSGRDEKLERLADETIALIGRAQCEDGYLNTYYTIQEPDRRWTNLKEGHELYTAGHMIEAAVAYYEATGKKEFLNIVSRFADVICEKFGKEEKQCHGYPGHPEIELALVKLYRITGNRKYLDTAKFFVDARGQGTNYFELEEKGERYKPIFPEFAGYQPEYSQSHLPVRQQKTAEGHAVRAVYLYSAMADLAYEYQDEELEKACETLWNNMVQKRMYITGGIGSSGLLERFTTDYDLPNDRNYSESCASIGLAMFGKRMGDMTRDAAYADIVEKALYNTVLAGIAMDGKSFFYVNPLEVWPDNCMERTSLEHVKPVRQKWFGVACCPPNIARTLASLGQYIYSQNQESLYLNLYVSNETEVVLKGKTYRIKVNSSFLTDGSVNILAEGEKGSEIQEGAGGNLALRIPGYVREFKIYRNKKQTENPVLQKGYLILENLGDREEITIEFQIKSHFVWANPQVRADEGKVALMRGPLVYCLEETDNGSNLSSLYVDTEAEPEEQYEPELLGGVVSVKLRGKRITMKGWEDGSLYNEAKPVLEDTVLKAVPYCNWGNRRTGEMTVWIKELINH